The sequence below is a genomic window from Bacteroidetes Order II. bacterium.
AAGGCCCAAATCTTCCGTCAATGTTACCAACAGGATACCCTTTGTCGCGAAGCACGCTTTGCAATTCGCGGACAGCATCTCGGAGATGGGGTGTCACATGATCAAATCCATCATATAAACGGAGTAAAGGACGGTCATTCACATATAGTGCTGCCCATGTTTTCCTGCCGACAATGCCATCGTCTCCAAGCCCCTTGCCCCGTTGAAAAACCACGACGGCTTCCTTGGTTTGCATCCCGAAAACACCATCTAAAGGTACTTGAAATCCTTTGTTTCGCAGTAATTTTTGCAATTCTAAAACAAACGGTTTAAGTTCGAGGGTTTCTGGCGTTTTCCCATCATTGAGTTCGAGTGTGGGGCGATCATCTACAGCCAACGATGCACCGACCGATGTTGAGGTTACAGGATTTGGCATGGGTTCATTAGGTTGAAGAATTGTCAAGGGCTTTGGTGGCGGATGCGGTGATACAAGGTACTAAAGAAAAGGTCGGAACTGCAAGGGGAGCGCTTGCAATTCCAACCTTTTGGCTTAAAAACCAGATATCTGTGGTCTCTTTATACCCTCCTCAAAGTGCTTTGTTGTGTATTCTGAAACAAAAAACTTGTTTCTTGCATAACGGCTCTACTTATCAAGTTTATTTCGCAACCACCACCTTGTGGGTTTCTGTCATGCGGCCTATTACAATCCGCAAAAGATAGACCCCATTCACCAATCCGGACGCATTGATATTCGCCGCCTGTTCGCCTGCTGGTAACCATTGTTTGGCTTGGCTTTGTACCCGCCGCCCCATGACATCGTACAATTCCCAGGCTACATCGCTTTCCTGGGCAAGGTGCAACTGAATACGGGCATCATTGCCAAATGGATTAGGATAAACGTTAGCCAGAACCTGTTTTCGAGGGAGCAGCTCAGGCGTTGTCTGGGTGGCCCATTTACGGTGCTCATATAATCCCGTACCAGTACCAACCACTAAGTCATCAAAATACAAGACGTTGATTTGTGTGCCATTAGGATAGGTAGCATACGTGGTCCAAACACCCCCAGAATATACATAAACGCTATTATTTGCCGTTACATAATAGCTATTCGTGGCGGTATCTACGGTAACCGCTTTGCACGTTGTATTTGGGACACCCGAAGCAGTTGCAAAAACATTATAGGTAGCAGCCAAGATGCTTACAACATACATTTGATTGCTGTCGTAGTCATACCCACACGCCACCGGGTCGGAGGTGGGGCCAGCTACAAAAATATCTTCAATTCCGAGTTTTGTATTGGAATACGTTGCTTCTACTGCCCATTTAGTCCCATCCCAGCCATAGCGTTTAAGAAATCCAGTGGCCCCATTGTATGCGGTTCCAACCAAAACCTTGGTCACTCCCCCCACAGAATAAGCCTCAATGTCTTCTACGTCCAACGAAGTAGGGAAGCCATCTAATGGCGTAAAAGTCCATGTCCCAGTCCCACGATCGTATTCACCCACTTCTGCTCCACCATAGCCTGTGGTAGGATCTACATAGCTCACAAAAATACGGGAGAGGTCGTTCGGATCTACGGCTATCCCCGACACATAAGTAGCCGCAGAATACGTACTGGGTAAGTCTCTCACCTTTTTCCATCCCCCTGTCCCACTTTCAAAGTCCACATAAATCCGTGAGTTTCCCACATAAACATGCGCCTGGCCCCAATCATCATCCGGACTAACGGCGACGGAATAATAAGGCGATCCATCTCCAAAAGGATAAGATACCTTCCACCATTCGCTCGAGGTGGCAAACGAACTCCCTTTCCAAACCCCTGTTTTGCTTACGGCCCAAGCCAATGTTTTGCGTTCATTCATACCAAAACCATTGATTTGAATGGCTTCAATACCAGCGTTTATGTTCACAATATCAGCACCCCTATTGAGGCTCCTGCCCAGTCCCGCATCGTTGGTTAAATACACCCATTGTGTAGAAATTGGGTCGGGGAATGTAGGCCCGTCGTTTGGATTGGTTTCTAAGCTTGTGTGTCCAAATTTTTGCCATGTTCCACTACCTCCCTGATTGCTACTCACAGCCGATCCAAAATAGACGGCATACCCACTGGCCACCTGTTCAAATGTTATATTAGGCCCAGCAATGCCATTTACGCCCGTATTTACTTGTGTCCAATGAATGCCGTCATCATCCGAATACGCCACCTTTTTAAAATGTAATGGGGGCGTTCCAGTATCACCACCTAAAAATACCCGACCGTCTGGCGCAACGCCCAAGGTAGAATATTTGTCATTGCCCACTTGGGCCGTTGTAAGGGGAATGGCAGAAATTGTCCCAAAACCGGCAGCCCAATCGGCGCTACTGTGGTACAAGAGGGTTGAAGAAGGCGCATTTCCTTCCCGCAAAATCCATATGGTTTCATCCACCGGATCCAACACCAACGACACCTTACCGGAAATGGCCGATGAAACCACCACAGGGCTTCCGGCATCGGGCTTAAAACCTGTTCCGGTAACACTGCCAAACCCAAGTTTCAGATTGCTGTCTTGATATAAAAAAACAACTTTATTGCCTCCACCAGCAATGGCCTGTACATTATTATAAACCAATGTGTTTTTTATGCCTGTTGTGTGGTCATATTGAATAATTTTTCCATTGTGTAGCACATATAACTTACGAAATGCTGTCGCAACCATCTGACGAATACCACCACCATATCCATCACTACTGTCAAAACCAGGCAATGCAGAAAACGTATAGTCTCGTAGCCCTCGGTGGAAAATGGAATTTGAACTTTCGGTTGACACATACAGGTCATTCGCATTTGCTGCAATTGCATTAATGGTGCCGCCATAAACGCCAATGGTTCGAGGGGCTTCCTGTGCGAAAGAAAATGAAAACCACAAAACGAGACCCAAGAGATGCTTCTTCATGTTTTATTTGATTTGTTTTAATAGAATTGAAAGGCTGAATCCTTTATTTCCTTACGCCAATAAGAAGGTTTAGAGTGCTCATGAACCGCAAAAAAAAAGAGCCTGTCGCAAAAGACAGACTCTTCTTCGCCTCAAGAAAGACGGATACTTACTGACGTCCTCCGCCTCCACCAGTAGCTGGTCGCGGATTTAAGTTAAACGGTTTACGAGGTAATTTTTGATCGCGTTGACTGGTATGCCACACAAAAGAGGCTATTATCGTCGAGGCTTGTTTCATGTCCTCTGCCACTAAATGATCCCAGACATCCATATTGGAGTGATGGGTCCGGCTGGAATACGCCATCGGTTCTTGGATAAACTGAAAGCCCGGAATACCGACTGCATCAAAAGCAAGGTGATCGGTTCCACCTGTATTGGACAAGGACAAGGTGGACGCATCCAAATCCTTAAATGCATCTAACCAAGGACGAAAAACGCCTTCGATGGCTGCATTTCCTTGCATATAAACCCCACGAATTTTTCCTGTACCATTGTCCATATTAAAATAGCCCGCCACTTTTTCTTGTCCGGGTTTAAGAGATTTTACATTGCCCATCCCTTCTACCTCAGCAAAATGATCGGCAACATAAGCACGGGAACCCAATAGCCCTTGCTCTTCACCCGTCCAAAGGGCAATTCGGAGGGTACGACGGGGTTTTTTACCTGTTTCCCGAATGGTTTCCATCAAAATTCTGGCCGCTTCCATCATGGCAGCCGAGCCAGCAGCATTATCGGTTGCGCCACTTCCTGCATGCCACGAGTCGAAATGTGCGCCAAACATGACCACTTCGTCTTTTAAATCGGTTCCAGGAATTTCGGCAATGATGTTGGCTTCCATACCATCAGTGTTAGAAAAACTGGTTTTCAGATCAACCGTCACCTTTACACTAAGCCCTTTTTCGATCATCCGGATAATGCGGTTGTATTGCTCTACCGCCATCGTTGCCTGAGGCAATACTTCGGCATTGGCGGTTTGTGCCCGACCTTCTTTTGCACGGGCGCCAGAGACAAAGACCGTTCCATAGTCCCCTTTAAAGCTACGATCCACGATCAACAATGGCTTTTCATCATAGAGTAGTGCCCACTTGAGGTCGCCCAATTGGTTCCGATTCATGTTAAACCGCTGATCATTGGAAGCGGGGGCTGCCGCATTCGCCAAATCCAATAAACTCTTAGCATCGTGACGAACCGCCAGTGGATCGAACCACTCTTTCGTTTCCCTAATAGGCTCTATCAAGACAATTTTCCCGGCCAGTTTGCCTTTGTATTTGCCCAAGTCTTCTTCTTTTTGCACATCAAAAACCACAACCTCGGCGGTTCCACTGGCCGAAGGCGACCATGCTTTGGGGTATGCAATGATGGGGAAAGGATTGGGGGAAACAGCACTCATAGAAAAGTGGTTTGCCTCCCAACCACGTCCGAAGGGCCCCCACTTCTCTGTATGAACATTTTCCAACCCCCACGAACGGAGTTGGTTCATGGCCCATTCGGTGGCACGGTCTAACTGAGGAGAACCTGTAAGGCGCGGCCCATAAACATCGGTCAACCAACTGGCGGTTTCCATGACCTTGCTTTTCTCTAAACCATGTTTCCGTATAACTTTGTTGATCTCTTCATCCGGCTTTTCTTGGGCCAAAAGCGGCAATGCCAAGATCAGTAGCAAAAGAATCGGGGTTATTTTTGGACTGTACTTCATAGGGTTTTGGGATTGTATGAATGAATGTGAAGAATGAATATAGCAAAAAAAACATCCGTGTCATACGACCAATATAAGACAATGCCATTTAGACATCCGCTCCATCGTGTCCGAGGTAAATAATATGCCTCCTGTTGACATCCCCAAAAATAGGTTGTAAGTTTGTTTGGAAAAAAACATGTCGCAAACAACCCCTTTAACCCGCGAAACTATCCATTCTTGGCCCAAGGCTGAATTACATTGTCACCTTGATGGCTCTCTCCGCTTATCTACTATGCTGGAGTTGGCACGTGAACAAGGCAAAACAGACTTATTACCAGCAGATACCGAAGAAGGCCTTCACGAAGTGTTGCTTCAGGTAGATGATTCCCCCACCCTCGAAGCATACCTTTCTTGGTTCTCTTATACCATCCCCCTCATGCAAACGCCGGACGCCCTCCAACGTATCGCATATGAACTGGCCGAGGAAAATGCGAGAGAAAATGTTCGATACCTAGAGGTTCGGTACGCACCCATTACCCACACATGGGAAGGCATGAGTATGGAAGCCGTAAATGAGGCAGTATTGGAGGGTTTGGCCCGGGCCGAAAAAGATTTTGACATCAAAACAGGGGTCATTATCTGTGGACTCCGCGATCGGTACGAAAGCGCCTCGTTGGCACAGGCAGAATTGGCCGTGGCCTTTAAAGACCGGGGCGTGGTAGGATTTGACCTCGCCGGAGGAGAAGCAGGACACCCCCCAAAACATCACCTGTTTGCTTTTTACCATGCCATCAACAACCTGCTCAACGTGACCGTACATGCAGGTGAGTCTTGGGGGCCAGACTCGATCAAACAAGCCGTAACCCGTTGCCATGCACACCGCATCGGGCATGGCACAAGTTTATACCAAGATGAAGAATTATTACGATTTATGCTGGATCACCAAATTCCATTGGAAATCTGCCCCACCAGTAATGTTCAAACCCATGTCGTCACCGGATTTGACAGCCATCCTCTGAAAAAATATGTAGATGAAGGCCTTCCAGTGACCATCAATACTGATAACCGATTGTTTAGCCGCACTTCGGTAACGGAAGAACTGTGGCGGGTGCATACACTTTGTGGCGTCTCGGAAGCACAACTCAAAGAAATTGTCTTAAATGGTTTCCGCTATGCCTTTTTGCCCCATAAAAGTCGTTTGGATATGCTCGCTAAAGCAACTCAGGAAATCTATGCTATTTAACCCTTATCTGACCGAATGAAACATGCGCATTTTATTGATAGAAGACGAACCCGGCATCGCCTCCTTTTTGAAGTCTGGATTTACAGAGCAAGGATTCGAAGTGGCTCAGGCATTTGATGGTGAGATGGGGCTAAAATTGGCACAAGAAGGCGCCTTCGAGGTGATCATACTTGATATTATCTTGCCTAAAATGACTGGGGTAGAGGTTTGTAAACGCATCCGTGCAGGGGGAAATACCGACACCCCAATCCTAATGTTAACGGCTCTGGGCACGACCGATGACATTGTGCTTGGTTTAGATAGCGGCGCTGATGATTATCTCACCAAACCCTTCAAATTTAAAGAACTATTGGCAAGAGTCCGTGCCTTACAACGCCGGAAACTCCACACCCCCACAACCAATATCTTGCGCATCAGTGACTTGGAACTGGACTTAGACCGGAAAGAAGTACGAAGATCGGGCATACTGCTAAAGTTAACGGCCCGAGAATTTAATCTCCTTTACTTTTTAATGCGCCATGCAGGACGGGTGGTTTCCAGAACTTCCATCCTAGAAGAAGTTTGGCATTTGGATTTTGAGCCCGGTACCAATGTCATTGATGTATATGTAAATTATCTTAGAAATAAAGTAGATAAACCGTTTAAGACAAAACTTATCCATACGGTTATTGGCATGGGTTATGTGATTAAGGAGGGGACTGCTGAATGAGCATCCGCTTAAAGTTGATGTTAATTCACGGCCTCTCTAGCCTGATTCTCTTGGTATTGTTTTGTTCTTCTATTTATTACTTTTCATGGCGCTTCCGCAAAAACGAATTTACTCAACGGCTATATGACCGCGTGGAACTTGTTGAAAAAATCCATTTTGAACAAGGAAAACTTTCTCCAGAAAACCTTACCCATTTTAAAAAACGGTTCTCGGAGCTTTTGCCAGATGAAAAAGAATATGTCATCTATATCAGAAATCATCTGGTAATAGATTCCCTGCTTCATCATTTTGAATATCCATTTATTCAGGCACTACAAACCTACCAAAAGTCCTATTTTGAGCACGGAGCCATTCAGGGTGCGGGGCAGCTATATCCGTTTGGAGAAAAAAAATATGCCATCATTGTTACAGCAACCGACCGTTATGGATGGACCAAACTCCGAAACTTGCGTTCGGTTCTTTTTATTGGCTCCATTATTGCCATCGCTCTCATAATGTTTACCACTTGGTGGTCATTGGGGAAAGCCCTACAACCTTTAGAGGTTTTAGTGGGCGAGATACGCGCATTCAGGGCGACAAACCTAAAACGAAGGCTTTCGGTCTTTAATCCAAAAGATGAATTTGGCGAGTTATCTTCCACTTTCAACCAACTCCTCTCCCGCCTCGAAGAGGCATTTCTCACCCAGCGTCACTTCATTTCAAATGCATCGCACGAAATCCGGAATCCGTTAGCGGCTATCTTGGGTGAGGTTGAGCTGGCCTTAATGGATAACCGCGATGCCCACACCTACCAAAAGTCATTAACAACCATAGGTAGTCATGCCGAACGCCTCAACAACCTGATTAATAACTTACTTCAACTCTCCAAGACCCAAAACGACATCGGCCAACTTCAAATGGAAGAACTCCGAGTGGATGAAATACTCGAAGAACAACTTGATTCATTGTATCAAAAAAACACACAAATAGATATTTCTCTTGATTTATCCTTGCCAGAGCATCCAGATGCCCTAACGATATGGGGAAACAAGCCGCTGTTTCAAACGGTGATTCACAATATTTTGGAAAATGCCCTTAAATTTTCGGATAATAAACCAATAACGGTTACCCTTTTTACAGCACCAGGAGAAGTAGTTTTTTCAGTAAAAGACCAAGGCATTGGTATGAGCAAAGAAGACCAGAAACTACTTTTTGAGCCGCTCTATCGGGCCCAGAATGCCAGGGGATTCCCCGGATTCGGCATCGGCATGGCTTTGGTACGCCGCATCATCGAAGTCCACAAAGGCAGAATCCTCATTGAGTCTGAATTAGACGTAGGAACCAATATTCAAGTATATTTTCCAACCATTCAGCAAACTTCTAACACTGTTTTAATTCATCCTTAAGCCTGTTCCAATGTCATATTTGTAGTTTAGGGCTTAAGGAAAACACGGTGAATGACCTGTGGACGGAGTTTCGCCACAGGAAGGCGGCAAAGGCCCGGTGTTGTGTGGAACATCG
It includes:
- the add gene encoding adenosine deaminase; the encoded protein is MSQTTPLTRETIHSWPKAELHCHLDGSLRLSTMLELAREQGKTDLLPADTEEGLHEVLLQVDDSPTLEAYLSWFSYTIPLMQTPDALQRIAYELAEENARENVRYLEVRYAPITHTWEGMSMEAVNEAVLEGLARAEKDFDIKTGVIICGLRDRYESASLAQAELAVAFKDRGVVGFDLAGGEAGHPPKHHLFAFYHAINNLLNVTVHAGESWGPDSIKQAVTRCHAHRIGHGTSLYQDEELLRFMLDHQIPLEICPTSNVQTHVVTGFDSHPLKKYVDEGLPVTINTDNRLFSRTSVTEELWRVHTLCGVSEAQLKEIVLNGFRYAFLPHKSRLDMLAKATQEIYAI
- a CDS encoding response regulator transcription factor; its protein translation is MRILLIEDEPGIASFLKSGFTEQGFEVAQAFDGEMGLKLAQEGAFEVIILDIILPKMTGVEVCKRIRAGGNTDTPILMLTALGTTDDIVLGLDSGADDYLTKPFKFKELLARVRALQRRKLHTPTTNILRISDLELDLDRKEVRRSGILLKLTAREFNLLYFLMRHAGRVVSRTSILEEVWHLDFEPGTNVIDVYVNYLRNKVDKPFKTKLIHTVIGMGYVIKEGTAE
- a CDS encoding HAMP domain-containing histidine kinase, which gives rise to MSIRLKLMLIHGLSSLILLVLFCSSIYYFSWRFRKNEFTQRLYDRVELVEKIHFEQGKLSPENLTHFKKRFSELLPDEKEYVIYIRNHLVIDSLLHHFEYPFIQALQTYQKSYFEHGAIQGAGQLYPFGEKKYAIIVTATDRYGWTKLRNLRSVLFIGSIIAIALIMFTTWWSLGKALQPLEVLVGEIRAFRATNLKRRLSVFNPKDEFGELSSTFNQLLSRLEEAFLTQRHFISNASHEIRNPLAAILGEVELALMDNRDAHTYQKSLTTIGSHAERLNNLINNLLQLSKTQNDIGQLQMEELRVDEILEEQLDSLYQKNTQIDISLDLSLPEHPDALTIWGNKPLFQTVIHNILENALKFSDNKPITVTLFTAPGEVVFSVKDQGIGMSKEDQKLLFEPLYRAQNARGFPGFGIGMALVRRIIEVHKGRILIESELDVGTNIQVYFPTIQQTSNTVLIHP
- a CDS encoding T9SS type A sorting domain-containing protein, translating into MKKHLLGLVLWFSFSFAQEAPRTIGVYGGTINAIAANANDLYVSTESSNSIFHRGLRDYTFSALPGFDSSDGYGGGIRQMVATAFRKLYVLHNGKIIQYDHTTGIKNTLVYNNVQAIAGGGNKVVFLYQDSNLKLGFGSVTGTGFKPDAGSPVVVSSAISGKVSLVLDPVDETIWILREGNAPSSTLLYHSSADWAAGFGTISAIPLTTAQVGNDKYSTLGVAPDGRVFLGGDTGTPPLHFKKVAYSDDDGIHWTQVNTGVNGIAGPNITFEQVASGYAVYFGSAVSSNQGGSGTWQKFGHTSLETNPNDGPTFPDPISTQWVYLTNDAGLGRSLNRGADIVNINAGIEAIQINGFGMNERKTLAWAVSKTGVWKGSSFATSSEWWKVSYPFGDGSPYYSVAVSPDDDWGQAHVYVGNSRIYVDFESGTGGWKKVRDLPSTYSAATYVSGIAVDPNDLSRIFVSYVDPTTGYGGAEVGEYDRGTGTWTFTPLDGFPTSLDVEDIEAYSVGGVTKVLVGTAYNGATGFLKRYGWDGTKWAVEATYSNTKLGIEDIFVAGPTSDPVACGYDYDSNQMYVVSILAATYNVFATASGVPNTTCKAVTVDTATNSYYVTANNSVYVYSGGVWTTYATYPNGTQINVLYFDDLVVGTGTGLYEHRKWATQTTPELLPRKQVLANVYPNPFGNDARIQLHLAQESDVAWELYDVMGRRVQSQAKQWLPAGEQAANINASGLVNGVYLLRIVIGRMTETHKVVVAK
- a CDS encoding M20/M25/M40 family metallo-hydrolase yields the protein MKYSPKITPILLLLILALPLLAQEKPDEEINKVIRKHGLEKSKVMETASWLTDVYGPRLTGSPQLDRATEWAMNQLRSWGLENVHTEKWGPFGRGWEANHFSMSAVSPNPFPIIAYPKAWSPSASGTAEVVVFDVQKEEDLGKYKGKLAGKIVLIEPIRETKEWFDPLAVRHDAKSLLDLANAAAPASNDQRFNMNRNQLGDLKWALLYDEKPLLIVDRSFKGDYGTVFVSGARAKEGRAQTANAEVLPQATMAVEQYNRIIRMIEKGLSVKVTVDLKTSFSNTDGMEANIIAEIPGTDLKDEVVMFGAHFDSWHAGSGATDNAAGSAAMMEAARILMETIRETGKKPRRTLRIALWTGEEQGLLGSRAYVADHFAEVEGMGNVKSLKPGQEKVAGYFNMDNGTGKIRGVYMQGNAAIEGVFRPWLDAFKDLDASTLSLSNTGGTDHLAFDAVGIPGFQFIQEPMAYSSRTHHSNMDVWDHLVAEDMKQASTIIASFVWHTSQRDQKLPRKPFNLNPRPATGGGGGRQ